In a genomic window of Styela clava chromosome 7, kaStyClav1.hap1.2, whole genome shotgun sequence:
- the LOC120328287 gene encoding uncharacterized protein LOC120328287 codes for MSDVNANLPQLAIEKHLCKKTRQFIRFLFIIDVINCTAFYYKICQSLFESLVFENHVEVKYRTGTTVIACTLTTVFLIGMEYGQKYWLKSHRSSQKLITSINMSRVQAGVILLDQSNSHRIQPEKDKRINLEAVEREMNNYNRKRPVLLLLFMLLLFSTITVSYDTVSSEELKIIFNASTQCSGLSQPIAFANFDTRIFSATAIVIFALKNYTLMLPVCVEELKYPKKEFTTLVFWSEATLVLIYTLFAMSVYMTFGESVSPLFLTSYGKNIVGFPLVCIALAMTLNAMLLRIIGCIKLIQVLFIDNDTENVFWLVVIFSIFGSLLLALVVKDTVYLVVLAGSVTCNLLCIIFPCISYLKFKKSRREFSFDIVPTFCSLLWHSVLLMSAPFTLYTLDPNIGIGCRKIFNIYWK; via the exons ATGAGTGACGTTAATGCCAATTTGCCGCAG CTTGCCATTGAAAAGCATTTGTGCAAGAAAACACGTCAATTTATCAGATTCTTGTTTATCATTGACGTGATCAACT GCACCGCTTTCTACTACAAGATTTGTCAATCATTATTTGAGTCTCTTGTGTTTGAAAACCATGTTGAAGTTAAATACAG AACTGGAACAACAGTTATTGCCTGTACTCTGACCACGGTATTCCTCATCGGAATGGAATATG GTCAAAAATATTGGCTGAAGTCTCACAGATCTTCACAG AAATTGATTACAAGCATCAATATGTCTCGGGTTCAAGCTGGTGTAATTCTCCTTGACCAAA GTAACAGTCACAGAATACAGCCTGAAAAAGATAAAAGAATAAATTTGGAAg cCGTTGAAAGAGAAATGAACAACTACAATCGTAAACGACCAGTATTACTCCTTCTATTTATGCTTTTGTTATTTTCAACAATTACCGTCAGTTACGACACAGTCAGCTCGGAGGagttgaaaataatattcaatgcAAGCACTCAATGCTCCGGATTGTCGCAACCGATTGCTTTTGCAAATTTCGACACCAGG ATTTTCAGTGCAACAGCTATCGTCATCTTTGCGCTAAAGAATTATACTTTGATGCTGCCTGTCTGCGTGGAGGAATTGAA ATATCCGAAAAAAGAATTTACAACGCTTGTGTTTTGGTCAGAAGCAACCCTGGTTCTAATTTATACATTGTTTGCAATGTCAGTTTATATGACATTCGGAG aaTCCGTTTCACCATTGTTTTTGACAAGTTACGGAAAAAATATTGTCGGATTTCCTTTGGTTTGCATCGCCCTTGCCATGACCCTAAATGCGATGCTTCTCAGAATTATCGGG TGCATCAAGCTGATACAAGTATTGTTCATTGACAACGACACAGAAAATGTTTTCTGGCttgttgtaatattttcaatatttggaTCTCTTCTGTTGGCACTCGTTGTAAAAGACACGGTATACCTTGTGGTACTTGCAG GTTCAGTGACTTGCAACCTGCTTTGCATAATCTTTCCTTGCATCTCCTACTTGAAGTTTAAGAAATCCAGAAGAGAATTCAGTTTTGACATTGTACCG ACTTTCTGCAGCCTTTTATGGCATAGCGTGTTGCTGATGTCTGCACCGTTCACTCTCTACACGCTTGATCCTAATATAGGTATAGGTTGtagaaaaattttcaacatttactGGAAATGA